From one Microbacterium aurum genomic stretch:
- the folE gene encoding GTP cyclohydrolase I has product MAVDRDRVAAAVRDILAAIGEDPDRPGLKATPQRVADAYAEFFAGVGEDAAAPLAHTISVSRGPAPDTLPSGAVLLRDIRFRSVCEHHLLPFAGRAHIAYLPGEQVVGLGALPKVVDTLASRPQVQERLGEQVADTIAGALDARGVLVVLSAHHECVTMRGGRQPDAATVTIAARGDLAEPAARAEIMMLLTGAGS; this is encoded by the coding sequence GTGGCCGTCGATCGAGACCGCGTCGCCGCAGCCGTGCGCGACATCCTCGCGGCGATCGGGGAGGACCCCGATCGTCCGGGGTTGAAGGCGACCCCGCAGCGCGTCGCGGACGCGTACGCGGAGTTCTTCGCGGGGGTGGGGGAGGATGCCGCGGCCCCACTCGCGCACACGATCTCCGTCTCCCGCGGGCCGGCGCCGGACACGCTGCCCTCCGGCGCGGTGCTGCTGCGAGACATCCGCTTCCGCTCGGTGTGCGAGCACCACCTGCTGCCGTTCGCGGGCCGGGCGCACATCGCGTACCTCCCGGGTGAACAGGTCGTCGGGCTCGGCGCGCTGCCGAAGGTGGTCGACACCCTCGCATCCCGCCCGCAGGTGCAGGAGCGCCTCGGCGAGCAGGTCGCCGACACCATCGCCGGCGCGCTCGACGCGCGCGGGGTGCTCGTGGTGCTCAGCGCCCACCACGAGTGCGTCACAATGCGGGGCGGACGTCAGCCGGATGCCGCGACCGTCACGATCGCCGCACGCGGCGACCTGGCCGAACCCGCCGCCCGCGCCGAGATCATGATGCTCCTGACCGGAGCCGGGTCATGA
- the ftsH gene encoding ATP-dependent zinc metalloprotease FtsH — protein sequence MDFKKLTRNPFLYVLLIGALLLIGMSLISTLTGAKQITTQEGLTLLKGGTVTEVTNTDGDQRVDMTLSDAYEGATQVQFYYVGARADEVLSAIDAAAPTDGFNDVVPRTTFFESLLSLLIPILLLGVLFWFFFSAAQGGNSKVMQFGKSRAKLVTKETPTVTFGDVAGADEAIEEMQEIKDFLKDPAKFQAVGARIPKGVLLYGPPGTGKTLLARAVAGEAGVPFYSISGSDFVEMFVGVGASRVRDLFNQAKENAPAIIFIDEIDAVGRHRGAGMGGGHDEREQTLNQMLVEMDGFDPKASVLVIAATNRPDILDPALLRPGRFDRQIGVDAPDLKGRQKILEVHGRGKPLSPSVDLSVIARKTPGFTGADLANVLNEAALLTARSNAQLIDMRALDEAIDRVIAGPQRRTRVMKDKEKLITAYHEGGHALVAAAMNHSDPVTKITILPRGKALGYTMVMPLEDKYSVTRNELQDQLAWAMGGRVAEEIVFHDPTTGASNDIEKATGIARKMVTEYGMTTEVGPVKLGQSSGEVFMGRDMGHGRDFSERVAERVDQQVRDLIEQAHNEAYEVLNANRDILDKLALALLEKETLDHLEIAEIFTDVTKLPPRPQWLSSQERPVSMLPPVDVPRRHEAGLAAASVADPAPQPESAPQRRPSGQARPATA from the coding sequence ATGGACTTCAAGAAGCTCACGCGCAACCCGTTCCTGTACGTGTTGCTCATCGGCGCCCTCCTGCTGATCGGCATGTCGCTGATCTCGACGCTCACCGGCGCGAAGCAGATCACGACGCAGGAGGGTCTCACGCTCCTCAAGGGCGGGACCGTCACCGAGGTCACCAACACCGACGGCGATCAGCGGGTGGACATGACGCTCTCCGACGCGTACGAGGGCGCGACGCAGGTGCAGTTCTACTACGTCGGCGCCCGCGCCGACGAGGTGCTCTCCGCGATCGACGCGGCGGCCCCCACGGACGGCTTCAACGACGTCGTGCCGCGGACGACCTTCTTCGAGTCGCTGCTGTCGCTGCTCATCCCGATCCTGCTGCTGGGCGTGCTGTTCTGGTTCTTCTTCTCGGCCGCGCAGGGCGGCAACAGCAAGGTCATGCAGTTCGGCAAGTCGCGCGCGAAACTCGTCACGAAGGAGACCCCGACGGTCACCTTCGGCGACGTGGCCGGTGCCGACGAGGCCATCGAGGAGATGCAGGAGATCAAGGACTTCCTGAAGGATCCCGCGAAGTTCCAGGCCGTCGGCGCCCGCATCCCGAAGGGCGTGCTGCTGTACGGCCCTCCCGGAACCGGCAAGACCCTGCTCGCCCGCGCCGTCGCAGGCGAAGCAGGCGTGCCGTTCTACTCGATCTCGGGCTCCGACTTCGTCGAGATGTTCGTCGGCGTCGGCGCCAGCCGCGTGCGTGACCTGTTCAATCAGGCCAAGGAGAACGCCCCGGCGATCATCTTCATCGACGAGATCGACGCCGTCGGCCGCCACCGCGGCGCCGGCATGGGCGGCGGCCACGACGAGCGGGAGCAGACGCTCAACCAGATGCTCGTCGAAATGGACGGCTTCGACCCCAAGGCATCCGTCCTCGTCATCGCGGCGACGAACCGTCCCGACATCCTCGACCCGGCGCTGCTGCGCCCCGGCCGTTTCGACCGCCAGATCGGCGTCGACGCGCCGGATCTGAAGGGCCGCCAGAAGATCCTCGAGGTGCACGGCCGCGGCAAGCCGCTCTCGCCCTCGGTCGACCTCTCGGTCATCGCCCGCAAGACCCCGGGCTTCACCGGCGCCGACCTCGCCAACGTCCTCAACGAGGCGGCGCTGCTGACGGCCCGCTCCAATGCGCAGCTGATCGACATGCGCGCGCTCGACGAGGCCATCGACCGCGTCATCGCCGGTCCGCAGCGCCGGACCCGCGTGATGAAGGACAAGGAGAAGCTCATCACCGCCTACCACGAGGGCGGCCACGCCCTCGTCGCGGCGGCGATGAACCACTCCGACCCGGTCACCAAGATCACGATCCTGCCGCGCGGCAAGGCCCTCGGCTACACGATGGTCATGCCGCTGGAGGACAAGTACTCCGTCACCCGCAACGAGCTGCAGGACCAGCTCGCGTGGGCGATGGGCGGCCGCGTCGCCGAGGAGATCGTCTTCCACGACCCCACCACCGGTGCCAGCAACGACATCGAGAAGGCCACCGGCATCGCCCGCAAGATGGTCACCGAGTACGGCATGACCACCGAGGTCGGGCCCGTCAAGCTCGGCCAGTCCTCCGGTGAGGTGTTCATGGGCCGCGACATGGGTCATGGCCGTGACTTCAGCGAGCGCGTCGCCGAGCGCGTCGACCAGCAGGTGCGCGACCTCATCGAACAGGCGCACAACGAGGCGTACGAGGTGCTCAACGCCAACCGCGACATCCTCGACAAGCTCGCCCTCGCGCTGCTCGAGAAGGAGACGCTCGACCACCTCGAGATCGCCGAGATCTTCACCGACGTCACGAAGCTGCCGCCACGCCCGCAGTGGCTCTCGAGCCAGGAACGCCCGGTGTCGATGCTGCCCCCGGTCGACGTGCCGCGTCGCCACGAAGCGGGGCTGGCCGCCGCATCCGTCGCCGATCCGGCTCCGCAGCCGGAATCCGCGCCGCAGCGGCGCCCGAGCGGGCAGGCGCGACCCGCGACCGCCTAG
- the hpt gene encoding hypoxanthine phosphoribosyltransferase: MRAAEISDQLTTVLVTEEQIHAKLEALARQVESDYDGKELLLVGVLKGAVMVMADFARQLKREVTMDWMAVSSYGAGTKSSGVVQIRKDLDTDLTGKHVLIVEDIIDSGLTLSWLLENFASRGAESIEILALLRKPEAAKVEIDCRYVGFDIPTDFVVGYGLDYNERYRNLRDVAVLAPHIYS; encoded by the coding sequence ATGCGCGCCGCCGAGATCTCGGACCAGCTGACCACCGTCCTCGTCACCGAGGAGCAGATCCACGCGAAGCTCGAGGCGCTCGCCCGCCAGGTCGAGAGCGACTACGACGGCAAAGAGCTGCTGCTGGTCGGGGTGCTCAAGGGAGCGGTCATGGTCATGGCCGACTTCGCCCGGCAGCTCAAGCGCGAGGTCACCATGGACTGGATGGCTGTCTCGTCCTACGGCGCCGGCACGAAGTCGAGCGGCGTCGTGCAGATCCGCAAAGACCTCGACACCGACCTCACCGGCAAGCACGTCCTGATCGTCGAGGACATCATCGACTCCGGCCTCACGCTCTCGTGGCTGCTCGAGAACTTCGCCTCCCGCGGTGCGGAGTCGATCGAGATCCTGGCGCTGCTGCGCAAGCCCGAGGCCGCAAAGGTCGAGATCGACTGCCGCTACGTCGGCTTCGACATCCCCACCGACTTCGTCGTCGGCTACGGGCTCGACTACAACGAGCGCTACCGCAACCTGCGCGATGTCGCGGTGCTCGCCCCGCACATTTACAGCTGA
- the tilS gene encoding tRNA lysidine(34) synthetase TilS: MDHRPSLDPAVAAIRRAVRAALATVEGPVLVGLSGGADSLALAAAVAFEAPKVGLPASAAVIDHALQPGSHRVAERAAEAAESLGLPARIIRVDVGTEGGPEAAARAARRVALLDAARDAGAEAVLLAHTLDDQAETVLIGLARGSGAASLGGMAPDRTEDGIRILRPLLDVRRAATRAACLAQGLPPWSDPHNLDRRFLRVRVRQDVLPVLEAELGPGVAEALARTADQLREDAEAFADMIDETIEDIVEHAEAGIAVSVPALAANPPALRHRIIRHVVASEFGESLSRAQTLEVARLATDWHGQGPIDLPGCRAHRAGARIVFAAR, encoded by the coding sequence ATGGACCACCGCCCGAGCCTCGACCCCGCCGTCGCTGCGATCCGCCGGGCGGTGCGCGCGGCTCTCGCCACCGTCGAGGGACCGGTCCTCGTGGGGCTGTCGGGGGGAGCGGACTCGCTCGCGCTCGCGGCGGCCGTCGCCTTCGAAGCGCCGAAGGTAGGGCTCCCGGCATCCGCCGCGGTCATCGACCACGCCCTGCAACCCGGCTCGCACCGCGTCGCCGAGCGGGCCGCCGAGGCGGCGGAGTCGCTGGGGCTTCCCGCCCGCATCATCCGCGTCGACGTCGGCACGGAGGGCGGGCCCGAAGCCGCCGCCCGCGCCGCCCGCCGGGTCGCGCTTCTCGACGCCGCCCGTGACGCCGGCGCCGAGGCGGTGCTCCTCGCGCACACGCTCGACGACCAGGCCGAGACCGTCCTCATCGGCCTCGCGCGCGGATCCGGCGCCGCGAGCCTCGGCGGCATGGCCCCCGACCGCACCGAGGACGGCATCCGCATCCTCCGTCCCCTCCTCGACGTGCGTCGCGCCGCGACCCGCGCGGCCTGCCTCGCCCAGGGTCTGCCGCCGTGGAGCGATCCGCACAACCTGGACCGGCGGTTCCTCAGGGTGCGCGTCCGTCAGGACGTGCTGCCGGTCCTCGAGGCCGAGCTCGGCCCCGGCGTCGCGGAGGCGCTCGCGCGCACCGCGGACCAGTTGCGGGAGGATGCCGAGGCCTTCGCCGACATGATCGACGAGACCATCGAGGACATCGTCGAGCACGCCGAGGCCGGCATCGCCGTCTCCGTGCCCGCCCTCGCCGCCAACCCGCCGGCGCTGCGGCACCGCATCATCCGCCACGTCGTCGCCAGCGAGTTCGGCGAGAGTCTGAGCCGCGCGCAGACCCTCGAGGTCGCGCGCCTCGCGACCGACTGGCACGGCCAGGGACCGATCGACCTGCCCGGATGCCGCGCGCACCGTGCCGGCGCTCGCATCGTCTTCGCGGCTCGCTGA
- a CDS encoding inorganic diphosphatase gives MGAYDAVIEIPRGSRVKYEVDHGTGRVFLDRVLFTPMGYPANYGFFEDTLGEDGDPLDVLLLLDRDLYPGVMAKVRPVAVLKMLDEAGGDDKVVAVLAKDPRWAHIQDVDDLDEWTKGEINHFFEHYKDLEPGKWVKVDQWAGAAEAERLVSEAFERFQAEGAQTATQGEGHAPKTI, from the coding sequence ATGGGCGCATACGACGCCGTCATCGAGATTCCGCGCGGCAGCCGCGTCAAGTACGAGGTCGACCACGGCACCGGACGGGTGTTCCTGGACCGCGTGCTCTTCACGCCGATGGGCTACCCCGCCAACTACGGCTTCTTCGAGGACACTCTGGGCGAGGATGGCGACCCGCTCGATGTGCTGCTGCTGCTCGACCGCGACCTGTACCCGGGCGTCATGGCGAAGGTCCGTCCAGTCGCCGTGCTGAAGATGCTCGATGAGGCCGGCGGCGACGACAAGGTCGTCGCGGTGCTGGCGAAGGACCCGCGGTGGGCGCACATCCAGGACGTCGACGACCTCGACGAGTGGACCAAGGGCGAGATCAACCACTTCTTCGAGCACTACAAGGACCTCGAGCCGGGCAAGTGGGTCAAGGTGGACCAGTGGGCCGGGGCCGCCGAGGCGGAGCGTCTCGTGTCGGAAGCGTTCGAGCGCTTCCAGGCCGAGGGCGCGCAGACCGCCACGCAGGGTGAGGGCCACGCACCGAAGACCATCTGA
- a CDS encoding peptidoglycan DD-metalloendopeptidase family protein, which translates to MSRRMALGLGGVGILSLGALGLTVAPTAFAADYPSWDDVQRAKNNEAAKASEVSRIEGLIASLQADVAAKQAEAERLAGEYLAAQEAYETAAAQAEELQAQADAEDARAKETAGKLGRLAAQQYRSGGDDAALELFFSGSAATADDLLAKLGTMDRLVAANQGVYADAVGARDNAKNLSNQAQVARDERDRLQKEAEQKMLAAQDAAVAAQAALDAQNANLDTLQAQLAALKDTTAKTIADYQTGVEVRRREEEARKAAAAAAAKKAAEEAAAAAAAAAAAGGGGGGGSSGGSGGQAGTSGWVRPASGYISSWFGNRGTICGNGYCTTGHRGIDFATSCWSPIYAAASGRVIVAQKLSSWGNYVKIQHGDGTVTAYAHIADGGYNVGVGQSVGAGQVIAYVGNTGASSGCHLHFEVWIGADRIDPAPFLRARGISV; encoded by the coding sequence ATGAGCCGCCGCATGGCGCTCGGCCTGGGTGGCGTCGGCATCCTGAGCCTCGGTGCGCTGGGACTCACCGTCGCGCCCACCGCGTTCGCCGCCGACTACCCCTCGTGGGACGACGTGCAGCGCGCCAAGAACAACGAGGCCGCGAAGGCCAGCGAAGTCTCCCGCATCGAAGGGCTCATCGCCTCGCTGCAGGCCGACGTCGCCGCCAAGCAGGCCGAAGCCGAGCGCCTCGCCGGCGAATACCTCGCCGCCCAGGAGGCGTACGAGACCGCCGCCGCCCAGGCCGAAGAACTCCAGGCCCAGGCCGACGCCGAAGACGCCCGCGCGAAGGAGACCGCCGGCAAGCTCGGCCGCCTCGCCGCGCAGCAGTACCGCTCCGGCGGCGACGACGCCGCCCTCGAGCTCTTCTTCTCCGGTTCCGCGGCGACCGCCGACGACCTCCTCGCCAAGCTCGGCACCATGGACCGCCTCGTCGCCGCCAACCAGGGCGTCTACGCCGACGCCGTGGGCGCGCGCGACAACGCCAAGAACCTCAGCAACCAGGCCCAGGTCGCCCGCGACGAGCGCGACCGGCTGCAGAAGGAAGCCGAGCAGAAGATGCTCGCCGCGCAGGATGCCGCGGTCGCAGCCCAAGCCGCACTCGACGCCCAGAACGCCAACCTCGATACCCTGCAGGCGCAGCTCGCGGCCCTGAAGGACACCACCGCCAAGACGATCGCCGACTACCAGACCGGCGTCGAGGTGCGTCGTCGCGAAGAAGAGGCCCGCAAGGCCGCCGCCGCAGCGGCCGCCAAGAAGGCCGCCGAAGAGGCCGCGGCGGCAGCCGCCGCGGCTGCCGCAGCCGGTGGCGGTGGCGGCGGCGGAAGCAGCGGCGGATCGGGCGGCCAGGCCGGCACCAGCGGCTGGGTGCGCCCGGCATCCGGATACATCAGCTCCTGGTTCGGCAACCGCGGCACCATCTGCGGCAACGGCTACTGCACCACCGGTCACCGCGGCATAGACTTCGCGACCAGCTGCTGGTCGCCGATCTATGCGGCCGCCTCGGGCCGGGTCATCGTGGCGCAGAAGCTCAGTTCGTGGGGCAACTACGTCAAGATCCAGCACGGCGACGGCACCGTCACCGCCTACGCGCACATCGCCGACGGCGGCTACAACGTCGGCGTCGGCCAGTCGGTCGGCGCGGGCCAGGTCATCGCCTACGTCGGCAACACCGGCGCGTCCAGCGGCTGCCACCTGCACTTCGAGGTGTGGATCGGCGCGGACCGCATCGACCCGGCACCGTTCCTGCGCGCCCGCGGCATCTCCGTCTAG
- the istB gene encoding IS21-like element helper ATPase IstB, which translates to MSVATPAAPPIPAELEQTMRQLKMPYARGIAPDVFATARAQRWEPAEVVKALLDAEIAGRSRSMLAARRKAAGFPTGKTFDSWDQSLSTIPAPTQQALRTLEWVHRRENLVICGPAGTGKTFFLEALGQHAVEQGLRVAWFRLEDLGALIRAHRVDDTVTRTVARILRADLVVVDDIGLLGVGDDAAEGLYRLVDAAYEKRSIAISSNLHPSGFDELMPKTLATATVDRLLHHAHLAQTTGESIRLAQALAGTGVTPMT; encoded by the coding sequence GTGAGCGTCGCGACCCCTGCCGCCCCGCCGATCCCGGCCGAGTTGGAGCAGACCATGCGGCAGCTGAAGATGCCCTACGCCCGCGGCATCGCACCCGACGTGTTCGCGACCGCAAGGGCACAACGCTGGGAACCCGCGGAGGTTGTCAAAGCACTCCTCGACGCCGAGATCGCCGGCCGGTCCCGGTCCATGCTCGCCGCCCGCCGCAAGGCCGCCGGGTTCCCCACCGGGAAGACCTTCGACTCCTGGGACCAGTCCCTGTCGACGATCCCGGCGCCGACCCAGCAGGCGTTGCGGACCCTGGAATGGGTGCACCGGCGGGAGAACCTCGTGATCTGCGGGCCCGCCGGGACAGGGAAGACGTTCTTCCTCGAAGCGCTCGGCCAGCACGCCGTCGAACAAGGCCTCCGCGTCGCGTGGTTCCGGCTCGAGGACCTCGGCGCGCTGATCCGCGCGCACCGCGTCGACGACACCGTCACCCGCACCGTCGCCCGGATCCTCCGCGCCGACCTCGTCGTCGTTGACGACATCGGTCTACTCGGCGTCGGCGACGACGCCGCGGAAGGCCTCTACCGGCTCGTCGACGCCGCCTACGAGAAACGATCGATCGCGATCAGCTCGAACCTGCACCCCTCCGGGTTCGACGAGCTCATGCCCAAGACCCTCGCGACCGCGACCGTCGACCGGCTCCTCCACCATGCCCACCTCGCGCAGACCACCGGCGAGTCCATCCGCCTCGCGCAGGCCCTCGCCGGCACGGGGGTGACCCCCATGACCTGA
- a CDS encoding tyrosine-type recombinase/integrase, producing the protein MSPEEPRRARIDPKTRRQLPEGVRFRADRGKYQVRVWAVGQNGEWRERSFYVETLAEAKKLRSETLARRFPEGSTTLTDWHAKHWPVIAGSVRPSTARAYERGWRLRVKPWLGHVKLEKLTAGVIEEAMSEWSGNTSTRIDALSVLSRLLDGAVRARIVPLNQARLARRPRVESSSSLRSRALTASEVQLLLASVEDAHYRRYVAGLVYTGMRANEATALRIEDVDLDHRTIHVRRAYSIGADGRGVELTPKSHKERDVPIPTPLVVPLVEAMAGKARGELVFTGPRGGRINASNVRRALDWNTLRKKLRRDDLRLHDLRHTLATLLFDAGASANDVQAILGHSSMQMTERYSRARSDVAKRAAAAIDSLFGGGDSR; encoded by the coding sequence GTGTCGCCTGAAGAGCCGCGGCGTGCCCGGATCGACCCGAAGACGCGTCGTCAGCTGCCTGAGGGCGTGCGCTTCCGTGCCGACCGCGGCAAGTATCAGGTGCGCGTCTGGGCCGTCGGCCAGAACGGCGAGTGGCGCGAGCGCAGCTTCTACGTCGAGACACTCGCCGAGGCCAAGAAGCTGAGATCTGAGACGCTCGCACGCCGATTCCCGGAGGGCAGCACGACTCTGACCGATTGGCACGCGAAGCACTGGCCCGTGATCGCGGGTAGCGTCCGCCCATCGACCGCGCGTGCGTACGAGCGAGGGTGGCGCCTCAGGGTGAAGCCGTGGCTGGGCCACGTCAAGCTCGAGAAGCTCACCGCCGGCGTGATCGAGGAAGCGATGTCGGAGTGGTCCGGGAACACCTCGACCCGGATCGACGCCTTGTCTGTCCTCAGCCGGCTCCTCGACGGAGCGGTGAGAGCGCGAATCGTCCCACTCAATCAGGCGCGGCTTGCCCGCCGACCGAGAGTCGAGTCGTCGTCGAGTCTTCGATCTCGGGCGCTGACCGCTTCAGAAGTGCAGCTTCTTCTCGCATCCGTAGAGGACGCGCACTACCGTCGGTATGTCGCCGGCCTCGTCTACACCGGAATGCGCGCCAACGAGGCGACCGCACTGCGCATCGAGGACGTCGATCTCGACCACCGCACGATCCACGTTCGACGCGCGTACAGCATCGGGGCCGACGGGAGGGGAGTGGAATTGACACCCAAAAGTCACAAGGAGCGGGATGTACCGATTCCCACGCCGCTCGTTGTGCCCCTCGTCGAAGCGATGGCGGGGAAAGCGCGGGGAGAGCTCGTCTTCACGGGTCCGCGTGGTGGGCGGATCAATGCCTCCAATGTGCGCCGCGCCCTCGACTGGAACACGCTGCGCAAGAAGCTCCGCCGTGACGACTTGCGGCTGCACGATCTGAGGCACACCCTGGCCACCCTCCTGTTCGATGCCGGCGCGTCTGCCAACGATGTCCAGGCGATCCTCGGGCACTCCAGCATGCAGATGACGGAGCGGTACAGCCGAGCGCGGTCAGACGTCGCTAAACGTGCGGCCGCGGCGATCGACTCACTCTTCGGTGGGGGTGATTCGCGGTGA
- a CDS encoding helix-turn-helix transcriptional regulator encodes MTIHDQLEIEPANADTEALDYLTRREAAALCRVPLSTFDSLRRQNRFPFPDAHMGKHMLWRSATVHAFLQAGGTRVA; translated from the coding sequence ATGACCATCCACGATCAGCTCGAGATCGAGCCCGCGAACGCTGACACCGAGGCGCTCGACTACCTCACGCGCCGGGAGGCTGCCGCGCTGTGCCGCGTACCGTTGTCCACCTTCGACAGCTTGCGCCGGCAGAACCGGTTCCCGTTCCCCGACGCACACATGGGCAAGCACATGCTGTGGCGTTCGGCTACCGTCCACGCGTTCCTGCAAGCGGGTGGCACTCGTGTCGCCTGA
- a CDS encoding replication initiator produces the protein MTYAEAAARRLRSPEFDRWMRGAASTGFCHNPVRLVGASTTLRQDTGEVLGQYASASEPDGLTFTRCGNRRATRCASCSHEYKGDTWHMIMAGAAGGMKDVPEDVAEHPMVFLTLTAPSFGAVHSMTKGRRSGRCAHGVPLACRCGHDAGDGCLGDAVCPECYDYRGHVVWQYYAPELWRRFTIRLRRELARSMGMTQRAASCIVKVQFAKVAEFQRRGIVHFHAIIRLDGVDLDRSYPAPPATVTVDHLTVAIRAAVNRTSTLAEPLPGERERRLLTWGRQFDVRDIVRREGLDGSLSDRAVAAYIAKYATKATEELEPTGGGREHIARIKSTVRELAADVDPDGAFGQLHRWDGMLGFRGHFSTKSRRYSVTLGSLRGARRAWRVRRLLERAAPMDDLQEDSILVIGSWAYAGMGWLNEGDRALATGAADAARQWREDRTRDRRIQPTERSTS, from the coding sequence ATGACCTACGCCGAGGCGGCGGCTCGACGGCTGCGCAGCCCGGAGTTCGACCGATGGATGCGGGGCGCCGCGTCTACGGGCTTCTGCCACAACCCGGTACGCCTCGTCGGCGCGTCGACGACCCTCCGTCAGGACACGGGCGAGGTGCTCGGCCAGTACGCCTCAGCGAGCGAGCCCGATGGACTGACGTTCACCCGTTGCGGCAACCGCCGTGCCACGCGCTGTGCGTCCTGCAGTCATGAGTACAAGGGCGACACCTGGCACATGATCATGGCCGGCGCCGCGGGAGGGATGAAGGACGTTCCCGAGGACGTCGCCGAGCATCCCATGGTCTTCCTTACGCTGACGGCGCCGTCCTTTGGTGCGGTCCATTCGATGACCAAGGGCCGGCGCTCTGGCCGTTGTGCGCACGGCGTGCCTCTCGCCTGCCGCTGCGGGCATGACGCCGGCGACGGATGCCTCGGTGACGCCGTTTGCCCCGAGTGCTACGACTATCGCGGCCACGTCGTATGGCAGTACTACGCGCCAGAGCTGTGGCGCAGGTTCACGATCCGGCTTCGCCGCGAACTGGCACGCAGCATGGGCATGACCCAGCGGGCCGCATCCTGCATCGTCAAAGTCCAGTTCGCGAAGGTCGCCGAGTTCCAACGCCGCGGAATCGTGCACTTCCACGCGATCATCCGTCTCGACGGCGTCGACCTCGACCGTTCATACCCGGCACCACCGGCGACCGTCACGGTCGACCACCTCACGGTCGCGATCCGTGCTGCTGTTAATCGAACGTCGACTCTCGCGGAGCCACTCCCGGGGGAGCGCGAGCGACGACTCCTCACCTGGGGGCGCCAGTTCGATGTGCGGGACATCGTGCGACGCGAAGGACTCGACGGCTCCCTCTCGGATCGCGCCGTTGCCGCCTACATCGCGAAGTACGCGACCAAAGCGACGGAGGAACTAGAACCCACTGGCGGCGGTCGCGAGCACATCGCGCGCATCAAGTCCACGGTTCGGGAGTTGGCAGCTGACGTCGATCCCGACGGAGCATTCGGTCAGCTGCACCGCTGGGACGGGATGCTCGGCTTCCGCGGGCACTTCTCCACGAAGTCGCGGCGCTACTCCGTCACCCTCGGCTCGCTTCGCGGCGCTCGCCGTGCATGGCGAGTCCGTCGCCTCTTGGAGAGGGCCGCGCCGATGGACGACCTCCAAGAAGACAGCATCCTCGTCATCGGCTCGTGGGCGTATGCCGGCATGGGCTGGCTCAACGAGGGTGACCGAGCCCTCGCGACGGGGGCCGCCGACGCGGCACGTCAGTGGAGAGAAGACCGCACCCGAGATCGCAGAATCCAACCCACCGAAAGGAGTACATCATGA